A window of Cryptomeria japonica chromosome 3, Sugi_1.0, whole genome shotgun sequence contains these coding sequences:
- the LOC131060123 gene encoding uncharacterized protein LOC131060123, which yields MVEEIERKKKQKEDRAAIGRETVLGRGTQLGCVGGPSSLPPYRPTQFATVGASVSASASISGSATATSHAPTTSSCSGNVTIGPRIRKSRLDSFFVPRTIPGSQPSLEGMGWNKEVHDAAKMAIGRFWSYSCIPFFVARSPYWQQMVDAITICGAGFKAPSEGDLRGPILSQMVDDVKKDLDEQRHIWSTKGCTIMTDGWTDRRNRTLLNFLVSSVGGTVFIKSIDASTHCKNATYLCEQIEEVIEDVGEENVVQVVTDNAANYVAAGKLLITN from the exons atggttgaggagattgaaagaaaaaagaaacaaaaggaggatcgagcggccattgggagagagacagttttaggaagagggacacagttaggttgtgttggaggcccttcttccttacctccatatcgtcccactcagtttgctactgttggtgcttccgtttctgcttctgcttctataagtggcagtgccaccgccacttctcatgctcctaccactagtagttgtagtgggaatgttaccattggacctaggattcgtaaatctaggttggattccttctttgtgcctcgcactattcctgggtcccaaccgtcgcttgagggcatgggttggaacaaggaggtccatgatgctgctaaaatggcaattggcaggttttggagctacagctgtattccattctttgtagccag gtctccttattggcaacaaatggttgatgccattaccatatgcggggcggggttcaaagcccctagtgagggtgatttgaggggacccattttgtctcaaatggtggatgatgtgaaaaaggatttagatgaacaacgccacatatggagcactaaaggttgcaccatcatgactgatggttggacggataggagaaatagaactctccttaattttcttgtttcttccgtag ggggcaccgttttcatcaagtccattgatgcctccacccattgcaagaatgccacctacctatgtgagcaaatagaggaggtgattgaagatgtgggtgaggagaacgtggtacaggtggtgaccgacaatgcagcaaattatgttgctgcgggtaaacttttgattacaaactaa